The genomic stretch TCGCGGTTGTCGTAGGCCGGTCCGGTCTTGCCGTCGAGGGTGGCGATACGGGCCATGTCGGCGTCGGTGAGCTCGAAGTCGAAGACGGCGAGGTTCTCGCGGACGCGCTGCGGCTTGGTGGACTTCACGACCGCCGGCACTTGGCGTTGCATCAGCCAGCGGAGCGCGATCTGAGCCGTGGATTTGTCGTGCGCGCGGGCCAGTTCGGTGAGCACCGGGTCCTGCAGCAGGTGGTGCTGCCCTTGCGCCAGCGGACCCCAGGCTTGGATCTGCACGGTGCGCTTGCGCATGGCATGCTCGTCGGCGGTGCGCTGGTGGTACGGGTGCGTCTCGACCTGGTCGACGGCCGGGACGATCTCGTTGTGCGCGATGAGGTCGGTGAGCCGGTCGGGGTGAAAGTTGGAGACGCCGATGGCGCGTACCGAGCCCTCGTGACAGGCGGCTTCCAGCGCGCGCCAGGTGCCGTAGTAGTCGCCGTAGGGCGCGTGGATCAGGCACAGGTCGAGCTGGTCGAGGCCGAG from Paractinoplanes brasiliensis encodes the following:
- a CDS encoding aldo/keto reductase, whose protein sequence is MSHVPTITLNNGVEMPPLGFGVFQIPPADTERAVLEAFEAGYRSIDTAAAYQNEEAVGRAIAASGIPRDELFITTKLWIQDAGDEPAKRALETSLRKLGLDQLDLCLIHAPYGDYYGTWRALEAACHEGSVRAIGVSNFHPDRLTDLIAHNEIVPAVDQVETHPYHQRTADEHAMRKRTVQIQAWGPLAQGQHHLLQDPVLTELARAHDKSTAQIALRWLMQRQVPAVVKSTKPQRVRENLAVFDFELTDADMARIATLDGKTGPAYDNRDADTVDAVNGMKLT